In Danaus plexippus chromosome 14, MEX_DaPlex, whole genome shotgun sequence, a single genomic region encodes these proteins:
- the LOC133319192 gene encoding uncharacterized protein LOC133319192 — translation MIYFFVSVVLIADGGGAQTSEDSCDPQELKVCVDGTPRTPVGLPRTREELDKHCLAYQTGMSCMDTWIKRCLPTDGQKIVQQQIGGARALMRYLCTNDTALRRDFLKEPSCWSLVSSEWSQCVDELQLAARAISERSHHIVYFNKNSELCCARDAFMSCVSRAGRVCSSSAGDLLRRMSWVLAQDVAACSQHPRAHCAAPHTQRRQLSLITALSGLVLFPYGF, via the exons atgatttatttttttgtatccgTGGTATTGATTGCTG ATGGTGGTGGAGCTCAGACAAGTGAAGACAGCTGTGACCCTCAGGAGTTGAAGGTGTGCGTAGACGGAACTCCTCGTACTCCAGTTGGTCTGCCTCGGACCAGGGAGGAACTGGACAAACATTGTCT TGCATATCAGACGGGCATGTCATGTATGGACACGTGGATCAAGAGATGTCTACCGACGGACGGACAGAAGATCGTTCAACAACAGATCGGTGGAGCCCGGGCTCTGATGAGATATTTATGTACCAACGATACTGCTCTACGGAGag ACTTCCTGAAGGAGCCCTCGTGCTGGTCGCTAGTGTCCTCGGAGTGGTCTCAATGTGTGGATGAACTGCAGCTGGCTGCGAGAGCCATCTCCGAGCGTTCACATCACATAGTATACTTCAACAAGAACAGTGAACTCTGCTG TGCTCGAGACGCGTTCATGTCGTGCGTGAGTCGAGCCGGACGCGTGTGTTCGTCGTCGGCGGGTGATCTACTGCGTCGTATGTCGTGGGTGTTAGCTCAGGACGTGGCTGCGTGTAGTCAGCACCCTCGAGCACACTGTGCTGCTCCTCACACACAACGCAGACAACTCTCACTCATCACAGCTCTATCAGGACTGGTGCTCTTTCCGTACGGGTTCTGA